The following are encoded together in the Planctobacterium marinum genome:
- a CDS encoding TonB-dependent receptor domain-containing protein codes for MSKQRSPIALAIALAFAASPAWVHAQETDTADSSADVLDFEKIMVTGSARATSRMDSSVSSSTLSPGDFAVATPRATAEIFRSIPGIRSESTGGEGNANIAVRGLPVAAGGAKFLVLQEDGLPVMQFGDVAFGNADIFIRADSTISGIEAIRGGSSSTMASNSPGGVINFISKTGDFGGGSVATTFGLDYDTFRTDFEYGDEINDSTRFHIGGFFREGEGPRETGYNGNSGGQIKANFTKEFDSGYVRVYLKHLDDKSTGYLPMPMYADGDSIAGFDAQSDTPHSVYLQDTLRINGDGQISRGDLRDGMHPVVNSIGFEANFDMGDDWQLVNRFRKSSVSGDFVSPFPAEVASASSVAQSIAGDGAGLVYANGPNAGQAYTDSTGNGLVMRVHTFDVEMEDFDSYANDLQLSRDFDNISLTLGFYKARQNIKMSWLWNSYLMEVKGDNAALLDAVAADGTNYSDNGLYAYGVPFWGNCCQRNYDTQYNIDAPYIAVSGEFGDWTLEASFRRDSGDATGTYAGAVTSSIDMNGDGVLSIPEQSVASADQANAMPVNYDWGYNSYSFGANYRIDNDMAVFARVSQGGRANADRLLFGKVRADGSVADEDAVDMVDQYELGLKYRQDGLGLFVTGFYAETEEQNFEATSQNFFDREYEALGVEVEAAYVVSDWTFKGGFTWTDAEIAKDALNPAVEGNTPRRQADVIYQLTGTYQFDNGSAGLNLIGTTDAYAQDNNDLKFDGYTQVNAFVDYSITENLSVALNVNNLFDTVGITEAEEGSAGPNDIIRARTINGRTTSVTMKYQF; via the coding sequence ATGAGCAAGCAACGTTCCCCAATTGCACTCGCTATCGCATTGGCATTTGCCGCTAGTCCGGCATGGGTCCATGCACAAGAAACCGACACTGCCGATAGCAGTGCTGATGTGTTAGATTTTGAAAAAATCATGGTAACAGGCTCAGCCAGAGCGACATCGAGAATGGACTCCAGTGTTTCCTCCAGTACTTTGAGCCCGGGCGACTTTGCCGTTGCTACCCCCAGAGCTACGGCGGAAATTTTTCGCTCCATACCTGGCATTCGCTCAGAATCAACCGGTGGTGAAGGTAACGCGAATATTGCCGTAAGGGGCTTACCCGTAGCAGCAGGTGGCGCGAAGTTCTTGGTATTGCAAGAAGATGGCTTACCGGTGATGCAGTTTGGTGACGTGGCTTTCGGTAATGCCGATATCTTTATTCGCGCTGACTCCACCATCTCCGGTATTGAAGCCATCCGCGGTGGTTCATCTTCCACTATGGCCAGTAATTCTCCTGGTGGCGTAATCAACTTCATCAGTAAAACCGGTGACTTCGGTGGCGGCAGTGTGGCCACCACCTTTGGTTTAGATTACGACACCTTCCGCACCGACTTTGAATACGGTGATGAAATTAACGATTCTACCCGCTTCCATATTGGTGGTTTTTTCCGCGAAGGCGAAGGGCCCCGCGAAACTGGTTATAACGGCAATTCAGGTGGTCAAATTAAAGCTAACTTTACTAAAGAGTTCGACTCGGGCTATGTGCGTGTTTATCTGAAGCACCTGGATGACAAGAGCACAGGTTATTTGCCAATGCCAATGTATGCCGATGGTGATTCTATCGCGGGATTTGATGCTCAATCAGATACACCTCACTCAGTATACCTGCAAGATACCTTGCGCATAAACGGTGATGGCCAGATCAGTCGTGGCGATCTGCGCGATGGCATGCATCCGGTGGTTAACAGCATTGGTTTTGAAGCTAACTTTGATATGGGTGATGACTGGCAATTAGTTAATCGTTTCCGCAAGTCCAGTGTTTCCGGTGACTTTGTCTCACCTTTCCCTGCTGAAGTGGCCAGTGCTTCCAGTGTTGCACAAAGTATTGCGGGTGATGGCGCAGGCTTAGTTTATGCTAATGGACCAAACGCAGGACAGGCATACACCGACAGCACAGGTAATGGTCTGGTAATGCGCGTGCACACTTTCGATGTGGAAATGGAGGACTTTGATTCTTACGCCAATGACCTGCAGTTATCGCGTGACTTCGACAATATTTCACTCACCTTAGGTTTCTACAAAGCCAGACAAAACATCAAGATGTCCTGGTTGTGGAACTCCTATTTAATGGAAGTGAAAGGCGACAATGCCGCGCTACTGGATGCAGTAGCCGCAGATGGCACGAATTACTCAGACAATGGTTTGTATGCCTATGGCGTGCCATTCTGGGGTAACTGCTGTCAGCGCAACTATGACACTCAATACAACATCGATGCCCCTTATATCGCCGTCTCTGGTGAATTTGGCGACTGGACATTAGAAGCCAGCTTCCGCCGCGACTCCGGTGACGCTACAGGTACATACGCTGGTGCAGTAACCAGCAGCATCGATATGAATGGCGATGGCGTGCTTTCCATCCCGGAACAAAGTGTTGCTTCTGCCGATCAAGCCAATGCAATGCCCGTAAACTATGATTGGGGTTATAACTCCTACTCTTTTGGTGCTAACTATCGCATTGATAATGACATGGCAGTATTCGCTCGCGTGAGCCAGGGCGGTCGTGCCAATGCAGATCGTTTGCTGTTTGGTAAAGTGCGAGCTGATGGTTCCGTAGCTGATGAAGATGCTGTCGATATGGTGGACCAATACGAATTGGGCCTAAAGTATCGCCAGGATGGTTTGGGTCTTTTCGTCACCGGCTTTTATGCTGAAACCGAAGAGCAAAACTTCGAAGCCACTTCGCAAAACTTCTTTGATCGCGAATACGAAGCTTTGGGGGTTGAAGTTGAAGCTGCCTATGTAGTGAGTGACTGGACCTTCAAAGGCGGTTTTACCTGGACTGACGCTGAGATTGCCAAAGACGCACTTAATCCTGCGGTTGAAGGTAATACACCGCGCCGTCAAGCAGATGTTATTTATCAGCTAACCGGTACGTATCAGTTCGACAATGGCTCAGCCGGGTTAAACCTTATCGGTACGACAGATGCCTATGCTCAGGATAATAATGACCTGAAATTCGACGGCTACACCCAAGTGAATGCCTTTGTGGATTACAGTATTACTGAAAATCTGTCGGTGGCATTAAACGTTAACAACCTATTTGATACGGTGGGTATCACGGAAGCAGAAGAAGGTAGCGCTGGTCCCAATGACATTATTCGGGCCCGTACTATCAATGGTCGCACTACGTCTGTGACCATGAAGTATCAGTTCTGA
- a CDS encoding methyl-accepting chemotaxis protein, whose product MTILTDNLGTKLSVIEVGVLGRRNQQVNNKEVTFGADEELVSTTDLRGVITYANQAFCHVAGYSSSELVGSNHNMVRHPDMPKAAFADMWEHLKRDEPWRGAVKNRCKDGGYYWVDAFVTPIYEQGKKTGYQSVRRVLSPKYRARAERCYAAINLGKSPGNQAAELFRKFNIPLYTVSGLLVWWASTFSNWLAGFFLILPFVFFYSELFEVRGFTQKLKDHYDSVSRLVFSGSGSLSIADFHIKMLEGKVTTIVGRIGDSTESLKAGAGTLLNASTQAKTGAQSQTAEMHRVATAVEQMVTTIDEVAKNTTDTNQKVQLAHQDCEGASNAMTHTLKEVSALAAEVERSASSAHELAEEAEKIGGIMQEIQGIADQTNLLALNAAIEAARAGEHGRGFSVVADEVRALSSRTHNATEQIQTSISEIQTTLLNWSKTMEGGKVAAENCVTETQETQNLVAKVYQAISDISDLATQISTAAEEQSVVAQEISRNIVNVNDASSGNLEQAEIVEVESKALQERAEKLASLSLSFNVKSS is encoded by the coding sequence ATGACTATCTTGACAGATAACTTAGGTACTAAATTATCTGTAATTGAGGTTGGGGTTTTGGGCAGAAGGAATCAGCAAGTCAACAACAAAGAAGTCACGTTTGGCGCAGATGAGGAATTGGTGTCTACCACCGATTTGAGAGGTGTTATTACCTACGCGAATCAAGCGTTTTGCCACGTTGCAGGTTATAGTTCATCAGAGCTGGTAGGCAGTAACCATAATATGGTCAGACACCCTGATATGCCCAAAGCCGCATTTGCAGATATGTGGGAGCACTTGAAACGCGATGAACCCTGGCGAGGAGCGGTGAAAAATCGATGTAAAGACGGTGGATATTATTGGGTAGATGCATTTGTCACGCCGATTTACGAACAGGGCAAAAAGACCGGCTATCAATCCGTTCGCCGTGTTTTATCGCCTAAATATAGAGCCCGAGCTGAGAGGTGTTACGCGGCAATTAATCTTGGTAAATCTCCTGGAAATCAAGCTGCGGAGTTATTCCGAAAATTTAATATTCCTCTGTATACCGTTTCGGGATTGTTAGTATGGTGGGCAAGTACTTTCAGTAATTGGCTCGCAGGGTTTTTTCTCATTTTACCCTTTGTCTTTTTTTACTCTGAATTGTTCGAAGTTCGAGGCTTCACCCAAAAACTGAAAGATCACTATGACAGCGTGTCGCGGCTGGTTTTTTCTGGTTCCGGTAGTTTGAGCATTGCAGACTTTCACATAAAGATGTTAGAGGGCAAAGTCACGACGATTGTAGGCCGAATAGGTGATAGTACTGAAAGTCTTAAGGCTGGGGCTGGCACGTTATTAAACGCTTCTACACAAGCAAAAACGGGAGCGCAGAGTCAAACCGCCGAAATGCACCGGGTAGCTACTGCGGTAGAGCAGATGGTAACGACAATTGATGAAGTCGCAAAAAACACCACTGATACTAACCAAAAAGTGCAGCTTGCTCACCAAGATTGTGAGGGCGCTTCAAATGCAATGACCCATACGTTAAAAGAGGTGTCTGCTCTTGCGGCAGAAGTGGAACGTTCAGCCTCATCCGCTCATGAGCTGGCCGAAGAAGCGGAAAAAATAGGGGGGATCATGCAAGAAATTCAAGGTATCGCGGATCAAACCAACTTGCTTGCACTAAATGCCGCTATTGAAGCCGCCCGAGCCGGAGAGCATGGTCGAGGATTTTCCGTGGTTGCAGACGAAGTGAGAGCGCTATCTAGTAGAACGCATAATGCTACCGAACAGATCCAAACCTCTATTTCAGAAATTCAAACAACGCTGCTTAATTGGTCAAAAACCATGGAAGGTGGTAAAGTCGCGGCGGAAAATTGTGTCACAGAAACCCAAGAAACTCAAAATCTTGTGGCGAAGGTTTACCAAGCTATCTCTGATATTTCTGATCTGGCTACTCAAATATCAACGGCCGCAGAAGAGCAAAGTGTTGTGGCACAGGAGATCAGTCGCAACATTGTTAATGTTAATGATGCGTCTTCTGGGAATCTGGAGCAAGCTGAAATTGTTGAGGTAGAATCTAAAGCTCTGCAAGAAAGGGCGGAAAAATTGGCTTCATTGAGCCTTTCATTCAACGTGAAATCAAGTTAG
- a CDS encoding alpha-amylase family protein, with product MENVEKAAKLSLSRIDYSAELKGLSDQEKKVFVQRLEQNFAGLFTLYHQIYGAQYDFFYHLQQLVLVLASGYKSRSAALKKLDLERQKNPHWYLSEDMLGMACYVDLFAGDLKKLRQRIPYLKQLGITYLHLMPLYSSPEGDSDGGYAVSDYRKVDPKLGSTKDLKALAQELDKAGISLVLDFVFNHTSDEHEWAKLAKSGDEKYQQFYYMFNERHKVDAYEQHLREIFPQVRRGNFSCNEETQTWVWTTFNSFQWDLNYSNPEVFNAITDEMLYLANLGCGGLRLDALAFIWKELGTNCENQPKAHALIQAFNACLKISAPAVVFKSEAIVHPDEVNKYIAPEECQLSYNPLLMALLWNSLATRKTRLLTASMQKSFSIDPHCAWVNYVRCHDDIGWTFDDAVAGQLGINGHDHRYFLNQFYVDRFEGSFAKGVAFQENPSNGDCRVCGSLASLAGLEKALESGDEHAIQTAIDRILLLHSVILSIGGIPLLFSGDELGLLNDYSYEQDNSKAHDARWVNRIALTDQDIEAAQDSSTVSHRILQGISQMVQIRKSLPVFGVARTEILESGNQHVFVYKRINEHGDELLALVNFSEYAQSVNSQYLYQGEGKTYRDLLADNAEQKVNCWLNLEPYQVMWLKLE from the coding sequence GTGGAAAATGTTGAAAAAGCAGCGAAGTTAAGCTTGTCGAGAATAGATTATAGTGCTGAGTTAAAAGGACTCTCTGACCAGGAGAAAAAGGTCTTTGTGCAGCGTCTTGAGCAAAACTTTGCAGGGTTATTTACCCTGTATCATCAAATCTATGGTGCGCAATACGACTTTTTCTATCACTTGCAGCAACTTGTTTTGGTATTAGCCAGCGGTTATAAATCTCGTTCTGCGGCCCTTAAAAAGCTGGATCTAGAGCGCCAGAAAAATCCCCATTGGTACCTGAGTGAGGACATGTTGGGTATGGCCTGCTATGTGGATTTATTTGCTGGCGATCTGAAAAAATTGCGCCAGCGCATTCCTTATCTGAAACAATTGGGCATCACCTATCTGCACTTGATGCCCTTGTATTCATCACCAGAAGGAGATAGTGATGGCGGCTATGCCGTGTCTGATTATCGCAAGGTGGATCCTAAACTAGGCAGCACCAAAGACTTAAAAGCGCTTGCGCAAGAACTCGATAAAGCGGGTATCAGTCTGGTGTTAGATTTTGTCTTTAATCACACATCTGATGAGCATGAGTGGGCGAAATTGGCAAAATCAGGTGACGAAAAGTACCAGCAGTTTTATTACATGTTCAATGAGCGACATAAAGTGGATGCTTATGAGCAACATTTGCGAGAGATTTTTCCACAGGTGAGGCGCGGTAATTTTAGCTGCAATGAAGAAACCCAGACATGGGTATGGACTACCTTCAACAGTTTTCAATGGGATCTCAATTACAGTAATCCTGAGGTATTCAATGCCATAACTGATGAGATGCTGTATCTCGCCAACTTGGGCTGTGGCGGTTTGCGGCTCGATGCCTTGGCTTTTATCTGGAAAGAATTAGGTACGAATTGTGAAAACCAGCCTAAGGCACATGCTTTAATTCAGGCCTTTAACGCTTGTTTGAAAATTTCAGCGCCGGCAGTGGTATTTAAATCAGAAGCCATTGTTCATCCCGATGAAGTGAATAAATACATTGCTCCAGAGGAGTGCCAACTATCCTACAACCCGTTGTTAATGGCGTTGCTGTGGAATAGCCTGGCAACCCGTAAAACCCGTTTGTTAACCGCCTCAATGCAGAAAAGTTTTAGTATTGACCCCCACTGCGCATGGGTGAACTATGTGCGCTGTCATGATGACATTGGCTGGACATTCGATGATGCCGTGGCCGGACAGTTGGGCATTAATGGACATGACCATCGCTACTTTTTGAATCAATTTTATGTAGACCGATTCGAAGGTAGCTTTGCTAAAGGAGTGGCTTTTCAGGAAAACCCTTCCAATGGTGATTGCCGGGTTTGTGGCTCCTTAGCCAGCCTGGCGGGCCTTGAAAAGGCGCTGGAATCCGGTGATGAACACGCCATACAAACAGCAATTGATCGCATTTTGTTGTTACACAGTGTCATCTTGAGTATTGGCGGCATTCCGTTGCTGTTCTCCGGAGATGAATTGGGCCTGTTAAATGACTACAGCTATGAGCAGGATAACAGCAAAGCCCACGACGCCCGTTGGGTAAACCGCATTGCGTTGACCGATCAAGACATAGAAGCAGCTCAAGACAGCAGTACAGTGAGCCATCGTATCTTGCAAGGTATTAGTCAAATGGTGCAGATCCGCAAATCCCTGCCAGTGTTCGGTGTGGCCAGAACAGAAATACTGGAATCAGGTAACCAGCACGTGTTTGTTTATAAACGCATTAATGAGCACGGGGATGAGTTGTTAGCATTGGTTAACTTTAGTGAGTATGCGCAGAGCGTGAATAGCCAGTATCTGTATCAGGGAGAGGGCAAAACTTATCGCGACTTGTTAGCGGATAACGCTGAGCAAAAAGTGAACTGCTGGCTAAACCTCGAACCTTATCAGGTAATGTGGCTCAAGCTAGAGTGA
- a CDS encoding LacI family DNA-binding transcriptional regulator produces the protein MPANKKALNLKEVSKILGVSTATVSNAFNRPDQLSESLRQRILKETAELGYHGPNLAARSLRKGKTDVVAVVLADTLSYSFSDPVASQFLQGVSEILSEQKRQLLLLSSRLASKEQSSAESLPDGFIFYGAPKGDAFERISRSGKPLIAVDFEKGTVPSLNINNRSAAKDVANHVIRDGNDRVAVVSLRLISSDRVCRLEKADLRDDCQEIIAFNRLQGYMDACKEKSAELPPHMVWHTPMNTPEMAEKAAYEALTITPRPNVILCMSDVLALGVLRVAQSLKIKVPEELRIVGFDDIPEASRTVPALTTVCQQSIEKGRMAAKALFEQNQQKNRLMETRLMVRQSSGD, from the coding sequence ATGCCAGCCAATAAAAAAGCGCTCAATCTTAAAGAAGTGTCAAAAATACTGGGGGTCTCTACCGCAACCGTATCTAACGCTTTTAATCGCCCGGACCAGCTTTCAGAGTCTCTCAGGCAGCGCATCTTAAAGGAAACCGCAGAGCTGGGGTATCACGGTCCGAACCTGGCCGCGCGCTCGCTGCGCAAAGGCAAAACCGATGTGGTAGCCGTGGTATTGGCCGATACCCTGAGTTATTCCTTTTCCGATCCGGTTGCCAGCCAATTTTTACAAGGCGTGTCAGAAATACTATCGGAACAGAAAAGACAGTTATTGTTACTGAGTAGCCGACTGGCTTCAAAGGAACAAAGCAGTGCCGAGTCACTACCAGACGGCTTTATTTTTTATGGTGCACCTAAAGGCGATGCCTTCGAACGAATTAGTCGCAGCGGTAAACCCCTTATCGCGGTCGACTTTGAAAAAGGCACTGTACCCTCACTTAATATCAATAACCGCTCAGCTGCAAAAGATGTGGCCAATCACGTTATCAGGGATGGTAACGACAGAGTTGCCGTAGTCAGTTTGCGCTTGATCAGCTCAGACCGTGTTTGCCGCTTGGAAAAAGCGGACCTCAGGGATGATTGTCAGGAAATTATCGCCTTCAACCGCTTACAAGGTTATATGGACGCTTGTAAGGAAAAATCCGCTGAACTGCCGCCACACATGGTTTGGCATACGCCTATGAACACCCCGGAAATGGCAGAAAAAGCCGCCTATGAAGCGTTGACCATTACCCCTCGCCCCAACGTGATTTTGTGTATGAGCGACGTTCTGGCGTTGGGCGTGTTAAGAGTGGCACAATCGCTAAAAATCAAAGTACCAGAAGAACTGCGTATTGTGGGGTTTGATGATATCCCGGAGGCAAGTCGTACCGTGCCGGCTTTAACCACTGTATGTCAGCAAAGCATTGAAAAAGGACGCATGGCAGCTAAAGCCCTGTTTGAGCAAAACCAGCAGAAAAATCGATTAATGGAAACCCGCCTGATGGTGCGTCAAAGTTCCGGGGACTAA